In one window of Nicotiana tabacum cultivar K326 chromosome 12, ASM71507v2, whole genome shotgun sequence DNA:
- the LOC107821394 gene encoding WAT1-related protein At1g70260-like produces MGVRVANAIGEMLPCTAMVIIEAATIFLTIMASTAMSKFGMSSFIFVVYTNALSFILLLPYSLFFHRRDKTEEPLFTFPLLLRVFFLGLVGVTIAQNLAFAGLSYSSPIVACGAANMIPAFSFIVSIILRKIRMDWKRQGSQVRVVGTLISIVGILSMTFYKGPVVNKYSPSFLQLARPQLLVFTSTHENWVLGCFLFAAASFALTIWNIIQAGSSKKHPHVMKITCLYTLFGTIQSAVFALFMEKDLSAWRLKLNFELLVIVLTAIFGSLIRSSVQMWCMRLKGPSYTLFFKPVGVPVASTCGCVLFAATFHYGSMLNACICGLGYYTTLWGQLKEDETKKDIKGNVSTSDEKVPLLQEKEDEDDSQV; encoded by the exons atggGTGTGAGGGTTGCGAATGCCATAGGAGAAATGTTGCCATGCACAGCAATGGTCATAATAGAAGCTGCCACTATTTTCTTGACGATTATGGCCAGTACCGCTATGTCCAAGTTTGGGATGAGTTCTTTTATATTCGTGGTGTATACGAATGCTCTTAGCTTTATCCTTCTCCTTCCGTATTCCCTCTTTTTCCACAGAAGAGACAA GACAGAAGAGCCATTATTCACGTTTCCCCTTCTTTTGCGTGTCTTCTTCCTTGGTTTAGTAGG GGTAACAATAGCGCAGAACCTTGCATTCGCGGGACTAAGTTATAGTTCTCCAATAGTAGCATGTGGAGCTGCGAACATGATACCAgctttttctttcattgtttccATTATTCTCAG GAAAATAAGAATGGACTGGAAGAGGCAGGGAAGTCAAGTAAGAGTAGTTGGCACCTTAATATCAATAGTGGGGATATTATCAATGACTTTCTACAAAGGTCCAGTGGTCAACAAGTATTCCCCATCTTTCCTTCAGCTGGCAAGACCGCAGCTCCTCGTCTTCACTTCAACACATGAGAATTGGGTTCTTGGTTGTTTCTTGTTTGCAGCTGCTTCATTTGCTCTTACCATATGGAACATTATTCAG GCGGGAAGTAGCAAGAAGCACCCACATGTGATGAAAATAACGTGTCTTTACACCTTGTTTGGGACGATTCAATCTGCAGTATTTGCTTTATTTATGGAAAAAGATCTCAGTGCGTGGAGGCTTAAGCTCAACTTTGAACTTCTTGTCATTGTTTTAACT GCAATTTTTGGAAGTTTAATACGTAGCAGTGTCCAGATGTGGTGCATGCGCTTGAAAGGGCCTTCTTATACACTATTTTTTAAGCCTGTGGGAGTTCCAGTTGCCAGCACATGTGGTTGTGTGCTCTTTGCTGCTACTTTCCACTATGGAAG CATGTTGAACGCTTGTATATGTGGACTTGGTTATTACACTACACTATGGGGACAACTCAAAGAAGACGAGACAAAGAAAGACATCAAAGGCAACGTGTCAACTTCTGATGAAAAAGTCCCTCTTCTGCaagaaaaagaagatgaagatgattcACAGGTTTAA